One Gossypium arboreum isolate Shixiya-1 chromosome 13, ASM2569848v2, whole genome shotgun sequence genomic window, CAGGAGCAACTGTAAATTGCATTACCTTGTCCTCGAATTGCAACTCCAACTACAATAGTTTCATTAATTAAAAGCATAAATGTTAGTTATGTCATATTGGTAATGCAATAAGAATAATTGATACTAAAAAGGGCATTCATTGGCATTCACAAATTACACTTTGAAAGACCTAACCTTGACTGTTCCAagatatttcttccaaattagCTTTCGAGGAGTCTTAATTTGATGAAACCTTCTTGCATAATCAGAGAGCAGCTGATCAACAGGTTCAGGAATGATAAGAGCCTCATCCTGAAAATTTCCAGAACATTTATGAAAAAGTGACCACGATAATGAGAAACACTAGATTACTTCAAAAAAAGAGAAAGGATTTCGATCAGTACCATAAGCATGGGCAACAACGAAACTACAAGTTTGTTGGACACCAACATATTCTATATCTGCTGTGCCTTCTTTAGACAAACACTGTCCTGAACAAGTTTCTCTTGCATATTTTATACAAAATCATTTATTTCCCCTTTCAGGTAGATTGTCAATTTATGAACTCTTCATAGACGTGGTCCATATGAAAATCAAAAGTGAAATGAAAAAGAGGAGAGAAAAATATGAAACTAAAGGTGGCATGATAAATTACATGTTAAGAAAATATATTGAAGTTATTCAATTCTCTCAATTTCTTTTGGTATAATTGATTCCCTCAGCTCTGTTTGATTGGTGGCTCTTCTTTACACATTTTGCTTTTCTcgatagaaagtgaaaataaaataaatttgaattgaatttgaatatATGGGACCAATAGAAAAAGCATCAATCAAATGGATCCCTAACTATCATGTATTAGCCTTTCCTTTGATCAAATAATTTCTTTGCCAAAAAGCCACTTTGGCTTTGGTAAATAATAAACTTAAAGCCAAAAGGAGAAAGAGGAATGGGGAAAAAGAATATCTAAAAtgctattttgagatgttttgaACCTCTGCCTATCTTTAACAACAACGAAGAaggtaaattttaataatttaacataGAAAAGAAACAGTATCAGTGAAACGCATGCCTGGATTGGAGGCCAGAAATTTGAAGATATGATTGTAGCATCAAGATTATCCAAAGAAATCCCAGTCTCTGCTGCCACCGGATCTTGGAGTTCCACCAAATGTTAAACAGATTAGGTTAGAAGAAGGTAGAATTAGATCCAGCTATCCATATATAAAAGTTATACAAAACCAGGGAATACCTATTTGAGATGTGTTACTAATGGTTGCTTTAATGTTGGTATTTGTCCTCTTGGAATCAATCAAATCATTAAGCATGATTTCACACTTCTGCATGCTACTCTCTCCAAAATGTATCTGTAAAAAACAATAATATGCAAACGAGCAAGTTTCAGAAGAGATACTTAAGGGAGGAAAAAAGAACAGAATGAGTCTAATAACAAAATAGAGGCAGCATACCTTGAGGAGTTCTAAAGTCCGTATCTCTGAGTCAATATCATAATCTGACTTGTTCAGAAGTTTTTCAGCAAGCATAACACGATATTCATTAACAAGTTGATCCTTCGAACCAATTATGCCGACAATCATTCCAAGTATGTCAACCTTCCTTCTATTTCGGCTACCTTTTAAAGGGTCAGCCTCAACAGGGTCGGGCTCCCAGCTGAGCAAGAAATAACTCACAGAGATGCAGGTCAATATGACAATTTTGATTGTGTAGTTTATATACATGTAAACTACCATTGTCAATAACAGCTATAGCAGTACACATACCGTTGTGCATCAATCCAAGCCTGTTTGTCATCCGTATTAAAATCATCATCAATTGCAACATTTTCTTGATTTTCTTCATCTCTATTTAATTCCTCAAGAAGGCTATCCCCACTGTTTCCAGATCCATTTGGATTACCACTACTGCCATCTGTAAGCATGGTCACAATGCACTTTATGGTGTCTTTTCTTCCCCTCAAGTAGTCCCTTATTGGTTCACCAACAGCTTCAAGAAAAACACCAGCTGGATCTATGGTCCTGAGTGCTTTGATTGTTGAAACATATTGATGCAATATGTCATTGGTTGAGGCACCCGCAGTAAGTAAGCGGTATCTTAGTGCAGAAATAAAGGATTCAACCAGCTTAGAATGCTGTCCAGTATATTCAAGACACTGTTTTAAGTCTTCAATTGCAGGAGAACTGTAGTAGTCAGAAAGAATTTAAATGATGAGGAATTTCCATGAATAGTTTCTATTGCACCACCAACTTCCATTCAAGCAATGAACACATGCACacacaaacaaaaataaaaaagcaGTACTACAGATTATAATTAAGTCCCATCTGTCTTCTTTTGCCCAAATTCAGAGAGAGGAGAGAGGAGAAAGGCCGAGGGATGATAACTTTCTTGGAAAGAGAATTCTTCAAACTCACAGAGGTTCACCTAaaaaggagagagagagagagagagagagagctgcAGGAATAAAGAAATTTTTGAATGGGAAAAGAGTTACCTCTCAGGGTAGTCCACAATAATCTCAAATAGTTTGGCTATCCTTAAATCTTGCAATGTTTCATAAGCAAAATACTCTAGCCGCAATTTCCATCTAATGAGTCCTTCTGATGGAGTATTTGTTCCAGAATAGCATGAAGATGGTTGTGAAGCCAGAGGTGATTTGATACCTGATGAATGTTGGTCAAAACTAATAGAATCACCAAGATAAGCAAGCAATGCGTTCAAGAATTGCAGAGGAACGACCTGTACAATATTCTCCAAATGTAAGGAACAAGCTCTCAAGTAACTTAACCATAGGGAAAAATAACAGCAAGTTAACAAAACCTGAAATAACATGAAACCTGGAAAGAGATACTTtaatattttaccaaaattaacagcAAGATTAGCAAGACATCCATGAATTGATTTCTTAAAGTTGCTTTCAATGAAAAGGAAAAATGTGACGGATTTACAAACACCAAAACCAACCTGTATCCAACCCTTAATGGAAGCCAAAACAGAACTCCGGTAATCATCACCCGCCAGATTATGTACTTTAGCCTGTATGCAAACAAGGAAAGAATGTTGCTAAAATAAGGTAAATTtattaagcctaaaacatgaTAAGCAATGTAAGCTAGAGGTAATATTTTCTAAAGGAGAAtcattaaagaaaacaaaaagcaCAAAGTCCAATACAGAATTGAATAGAAAAAGATCAGATAACTATGTTGAGTTCAATTAGATAAGGTGAGCATACATATTTTATGATAAATAACAAGCCCACCTTCAGAAGCATGAAAATAGCAGAAGCATAGGCATCTTCAGTCATTGATGTGAAACCAAGATTTCTAAGATCACGAACAACCTTCCCAATGTTCCTCACCAACTTACTGTTCTCTGAAAACTTGTCTTGGGAATAGCACTCATCAATATCCATTTCACCAGTTCTATACTTGTTCTTTTCATCCAAATCCATCTCATCTCTATCTCGATGCTCATTTTCCTCATTTAATTCTCCATCCATTATGGTACTTAACTCCTCAAGCCTTCCCTTAAAATAAAAGTGAAGCACCTCTAACAACATCAATGAAATTATCAGCTAATACTCAAATAATAAAACCCCAGTTATGCACAACAAAAGAACTGACCTTTTTTTCAATAAAAAGCTAGTAATTTCATACCGGGAAAATGTCGAGGTAGGTTGGCCATAAGTATGGAGGAAACAATTAATTGATACTTTGAGAAAAGATAGACTTTTCCCACATCAAAGTCGGGCTTTCCATCAGTCAAATTATCCGTATAGGACTGTAATGCATGAACTAACATTAACAAGCATTtctcttgattttctttttctaaacAAATCTCCTCCAAAGCATTACAAAGCACTCTTTGAATCTCATCCTCATCAATCTTCTCTAATTCTTCTTCAATTTTGTTATAATCCTCAAAATGGCGCCAAAATCTCGACGCCCCATTTTTCTCAAACGCTtcctataattaaaaaaaaaaaagatgaaatcaagaaaatttaATTTCGAAAGAGACTGCAATGGCTTAACCGATTATTACCTCTAGTAATCTAAGGAAGTAGTCCCGAGAGAGAATATGGAGGCCGAGTTTGCAGAGAGTGTGAACATGAGAAACGAAGTCATGTTCGAGGGAGAGATCGCCGGAGCTTTTGAGGAGAGAATTAGCGGCGGTGCAGAAACCGTCGTAGCTTTGGAGGATTTCTTGGACGGAGTCGTTGTCGAGACTCGTCAAAATCCCTAGATTGCACACTGGAGTAGAAGTTAATGACTCCATTGACAAGAAAATAACACAAATCCTCTCCTTGCTTTGAAAAACCCTAACTTAGGCCTCAATACTTCAGCTTAGAATTGAACTGTGGAATTCTTTTAGTTCCATTTTTTAGATTTCTTCTTTACCGCCACTGCCATGAATCGCTTTTGCTACATTTCCACCAAAACGACGCATGACATATGTCGTTTCACTTATTTCGAAAGCCATGTTTTGgtctatttttaattttagttcCTCTATGACGTTATTTTTTTCTAACAACTTTCTTATGGTCAAGTTGTGAAGTCGGATTAGTACCTGGATtcctaaaatttttgaaaattttaattattcctcatgatttttagaaattttcattAGACCtcttaaagttttaaaattttggattaggcctctttaaaaattttagaacttcTATTAAGccctcaaatttttaaaatttaattagatttttcagaaaatttaaaaattctaattaagcctttaatttgttaaaattttaattaaaacctaaattttttaaaattaatttaaattctcTCAAAACTTAATGGTAAAATATGTCACTGTTCAAATAACATTCAAATTTGGGGCATTTTTTTATCGGCAGTAATTAATTTAGACATACTAAAAAGATTATAGAAGTAGACGTGAGATTAGGTCAAATTAAAATTAAGGATGAAAtctaaattttattatgatagAGGGACTAAAACCAGAATAACATTTTTCAACTTATTTGTTTCTCTTGGACGCGCTGCTCAAAGCTAGCTTCGCTTGGGTCTCTCTCAAAGTCTCAAAGATCATATGAAGGCAAATGTCCATGGACATAAAGAAACCAGAACCCGAACCGGAATTAAGATCTTGTTGACGTCACTATCGGCTATGGTGGCGGAAACTTCCACCTTTCCCATAGACTTAACCAAGACAAGGCTCCAGCTTCACGGCGAGTCTCAACCTCTCTCCTCCTCCACGCGCCGTCCCACCAATTCGTTCCGTGTCGCCGCCGGTATCGTCCGTGACCAAGGCGCTTCAGGGCTGTATAAAGGTCTCTCCCCGGCTATTATTAGGCATCTGTTCTACACTCCCATTCGGATCGTCGGTTACGAGAATTTAAGGAATTTGGTGAGCGCCGATGGCTCTCTTTCTCTGTCTTCTAAAGCGCTTGTAGGTGGCATTTCCGGCGCTATTGCTCAGGTTTGCCTTCAAATACTGAATCAAAATCATGGAGATTAATTTGCTTTCTTGAAATTGCCAAAAAAATGAATTGGGAttattaatttttcttaaaatactgTATGATTGAATTGGGATTTTTACTTTTTCCTAAATATGCAAAAGGTTCCAGTAGCTCTGTTATGCTGAAATTTTAGATTTAATCCCACTGCTTATAATAAGTCGATGACATGAAAATTTTTTGTGATATTTGATCTCACCGTTATGGTCACTTGAAAATTCAGTCCATTATGTTCAACcggtaaaaaaattatatttcagCCTAATGTTTATGTTGCTTgttgagaaaaatttattttatagcaATTAACAGTGTTAGCAATCCAGCTATTGCTTATGCACTTACATTTTTGACAAGATTGATTATTGTAAGTATTGATTTGGAATGTAATAGTATTAGTAGTACAGTTTGTGGCAAGTCCAGCTGACCTTGTTAAGGTGAGGATGCAAGCGGATGGCCGTTTGATAAACAACGGTCTTCAACCTCGATACAAAGGACCGTTTGATGCTTTTAACAAAATTGTAGCCATGGAAGGTCTTGGAGGTCTTTGGAAAGGGGTTTTGCCAAATGTTCAGAGGGCGTTCTTAGTGAACATGGGTGAACTAGCCTGTTATGATCATGCAAAACGTTTTGTTATAAATAATCAGATATCTGATGATAACATCTATGCACACACATTGGCATCGATCATGTCAGGTCTCTCTGCTACAATGCTGAGTTGTCCGGCTGATGTTGTGAAGACAAGAATGATGAATCAAGCGGCTAGTAAGGAAGGGAATGTTATGTACAAGAGCTCATATGATTGTTTGGTGAAGACGGTGAAAATCGAAGGTTTAACAGCATTGTGGAAAGGTTTCTTTACTACATGGGCAAGGCTTGGTCCTTGGCAATTCTTTTTCTGGGTATCTTACGAGAAGTTCCGACAAATTTCAGGGCTTTCTTCCTTCTGACTAATGGACCCGATCAGGCTTCAGATGCCAACATACTTACTGGATAGtttcagatgttattaccggtttCTTGTTCCAGGGGCAATAACTTGAATGCCAGCATTGGGCAGAAGATGTTCTGCTTTGATGCTCTGCTTCCTATGTAGTGTTTTTTTATGGCATTTTTCCCATATAAGGTTAAGCTTGTTGTGATTTGCAGTCCCTTGGCGGTAAATGCGAGATCGGTAAATTTGTGCTTCTTGTGCATGTTGTGGCCTGTTCAAGTTTGTAAGTACGGTATGTAGGACGAATAAAAAATAGTATTTTCGATGAATTGATTCAAAACTTTACATGAAACTGTAAGATCATATAAGAAAAAAACTAATTTTACATCTGTATAAGCTAATCAATCCTCTTTAAGTATAATGTTTATGCTGAGAAGTATGAAATGCAGgtctattattttatgtataacatatatatacatatgatgataTGAGTtagttttatattaattttttttattcaattctACTGCCAAACACTACATCACTAGAGCAATAAGACGATAAGAATTAGATCTTCGGCTAAATAGGCCTAAACTTTTCAAGGTTGCTTGAATAAGGATTATCACGTTTCAAAACCTTCAAATAAGGATCTAATGTTCTCAATTTTGTTGAAATAAGGGTTTGTCACATAGATTACCCAAATctgaaaaaaaatacaaattataCATAAACCAAATTTAGCATACACGGATATAGATACTTAAAAGCTAATATAAAATCCCATATTTATTCATCAGCTCTAAAAGAATTTTCGAAGTTTCATCGTTCAACTCTAAAGAGAATTTGAAAGTAAAAAAAGATACTAAAAGATTTCCTTACCTTTATGCTAACTCAAAATTGTagaataatttttgaaaattttgaaacttgAAAAACTTAAGATGAACAAACAAAAATCAAAtgcaaaactcaaaatcaaaagaTTTAGAAACCTACATGAAGATGATGTCGATGTGGTTTTCTTTGAAACCAACAAAAAATTCCACAATAGATAATAATGGCAATTTATTAAGCAAAAGGAAACAATTTGTCCATGAAATATCATGGGTTATTCAACTCAACAAAGCTAATATTATGGTCTTCAATTACAaatccccaaaaaaaaaaaaaaagagacagtAGAATTTACATGAGACAGTTCTGGTGCTTAACTTTATGATGAAATTCTTCCCTCATTCTCCTGATCTCCACTTTTCTCCCCCAATCTCTCTTTCTTCTTGTCTTGTTGGTGAGCGATCCAAATGTGGGCTTTATCCACGGCTTACCAAAACACAAAGGCGTGAATGCCATTGTGAAGCAAGTGCCCAATTTCACCAATTTTGCTCCTCTTACTTTAAGGTTCCAGAGACTGGGCTAAGGGACAAATTGTTGTAAAATTCACTAATGAATGCTTCCAGATGCAAAGGCAAGTGGATAATCTAAGACTACTTTTGAGAAATTTGGATTCTGGACAATTTTTGGGTAGATTAAGGTTTCTTCGAAAATCGGGTTTTAGACTCAAATAAAATAcaatttcccttttttaattaaaaataattttatttaacttATACAAATTCCATCTAGTTTAAATAAATACATTTCATCATTAAAAAATACTAGCTTTTTCAACACCACAAATGTATCTGGGTATGCTGTACAAATGCCCAACTAAGATTCGAAAATATTAAGCCCTTATTTGAATGTTTTGAAACAATTGACCCTTATTTAAGTAACTCTGAACAGGTTAGGCATTTATATAAGCATTTAGCTTAATAAGTCTCAATCAACAATAAAtccttaaaaattttaggtgagATTTATtgcttataattataatttatgtttaaaaatattaaattaattatagaaggaATCCAATTACATCGATGTAAAACTTGAGtcattttacattttttataatttttacacaattaatattttaacaatctaaCTGTAATATTTCATGCTCAATTCATATAGATCATGCATATTAAGTTtgacataaattaaaatttttaactattcattttataaaaatattcaactgttaaatatatattaatatagacaATGTTTTAAATCGATATAATAGAGATATTGGACCGGTTCAAAATTTATATGCATAATAAGTACAAATATCTTATAAATTcaattgttgaaattattaaaacattaatcgtataaaaattataaaagtatgtAAAACCACTCTAAATTTTACACGAATATAAAAATTCCtcctaataattattatttaaaaattcactaaGATGAAATTGAGTGAAGACAGAAAAATTTTGTAGCTTAATTATTAGATTAAAAAATTTCCTTCTCACTCTTGAAAATACACTAGAATAGGTTTATCTTTTGAATGagttttaaatgaaaaaaaatttaattaaatatgtttttgttatcttcatttttttctattcaatattttttattattttaattatttataaaactattttaatttattattatattaaattgtaaattttcattatattctaatataaaaatatcttaaatataatgtatttttaaagttaatatatgtaattttattttaataaaattcatctattataattatattttcgtTTTTGCctctcttatttatttatttttaaacaactttatgcagatatatattaaatattttatacttACTTTTAATTGGATTATATATAGATTTATAATACTTAATTTTACTTGGAGTCAAAtagaatttaattataatttgattttaaggtaaactattaaaattgtcacttttgtttgtctcagattatattttagtcacttatatttgaaatgttacaatttagtcactgAGCCGTTAATTTCCGTTAATTGTGTAACAATAAGTTGACGTAGCAGggcaaatcatcatttcaaatgaaaattttagattaaattatacaattggtccctatattttttcgttttgagcaatttaattttttataatcttttaactttcccttttttttcctttattttccattctcttctgcttctcctTCAGTTTTCTTGTCTtctcatgtaacgccccaattttcgggaattctgtgaatgttggcataggtttaattatgttagtgggcctctagaaggcccaagcttaagatagaacccgacaattttagttaatttttgttccataagaaaaatggggtgaaattatgaaataagacctatgtgaaaatgtttgaaaatgctataggctaaattgaagtggccaaataaataggagtgcaaaataggaggatttgcatgacaaacccccCATTTAaaatgaagtggccggccatcatgttgttgtagacaaaatgtgcacttgatatccataatttatggtacaaattgatacaaattgataatgggttaggtaaatgttccatgataatgggttaggtaaatgtttcatgataatgagtcaggtaaatgttccatgataatgggttaggtaaatgttccatgataatgggttaggtaaatgttccatgatgggaattttatgtcttttatattaaagaattaaatggatgaaatatgaaattttattaaaaaaaaaaaggggtgaaaagaacaaagttttgtccttctttgttcatcatagcctaaagttagagaagagaaaggagaggagaaagctcttgaatgttcggtcacttggggaagaaaattgaaggtaagttcatggtagtttgcttctatcttgatgttcatgagttcttcttgattctaccttaactcttgaagcatattttggtttttggttgtgttgtgagcatttggtcatgaattaaaatgaaggaaatggttgttgtttcatgttcttttgatgaaaaatggaagatatgtgaagttgaggcaaacaaatgagcatgcatgtgcttagatgctaaggggaaaaatcggctaatatgttgtgctttaaaatgatgaaatggagattatacttaagtaaaatcatagatatgtgatgattgattggtgatatacatgtttaaaaaaaacatgcatgcaagttatgtgtgaaagagtgatttggtaataaatctgcttgggacagcagcagtaacgtgaatttggaaaatcaccataaattgtgggagatgagttagaagctgaataaattatgtaattaaagcttaatgagtctactttcaaatgcaataaacgagaacatattttgaattctgtacaatgagaaatttgattcgtaatgaagagtggtcagattagtcaaacagtgaaacatgggaaactttaagaaaaatctggtattgattggctaaaccaaaaattctgaacattttatggatagaagatatataagtctattttcaggtaaaattaacggcacttgatttggagtttcgtagctccagttataaatgatttagtgactgttgttcacgaagacagcttgcagtgagattatgattatgtgataaacattgacaaaaatttgttaatg contains:
- the LOC108464370 gene encoding anaphase-promoting complex subunit 2 isoform X2; translated protein: MESLTSTPVCNLGILTSLDNDSVQEILQSYDGFCTAANSLLKSSGDLSLEHDFVSHVHTLCKLGLHILSRDYFLRLLEEAFEKNGASRFWRHFEDYNKIEEELEKIDEDEIQRVLCNALEEICLEKENQEKCLLMLVHALQSYTDNLTDGKPDFDVGKVYLFSKYQLIVSSILMANLPRHFPEVLHFYFKGRLEELSTIMDGELNEENEHRDRDEMDLDEKNKYRTGEMDIDECYSQDKFSENSKLVRNIGKVVRDLRNLGFTSMTEDAYASAIFMLLKAKVHNLAGDDYRSSVLASIKGWIQVVPLQFLNALLAYLGDSISFDQHSSGIKSPLASQPSSCYSGTNTPSEGLIRWKLRLEYFAYETLQDLRIAKLFEIIVDYPESSPAIEDLKQCLEYTGQHSKLVESFISALRYRLLTAGASTNDILHQYVSTIKALRTIDPAGVFLEAVGEPIRDYLRGRKDTIKCIVTMLTDGSSGNPNGSGNSGDSLLEELNRDEENQENVAIDDDFNTDDKQAWIDAQRWEPDPVEADPLKGSRNRRKVDILGMIVGIIGSKDQLVNEYRVMLAEKLLNKSDYDIDSEIRTLELLKIHFGESSMQKCEIMLNDLIDSKRTNTNIKATISNTSQIDPVAAETGISLDNLDATIISSNFWPPIQDEALIIPEPVDQLLSDYARRFHQIKTPRKLIWKKYLGTVKLELQFEDKVMQFTVAPVHAAIIMQFQDQTSWTSKNLAAATGIPVDVLNRRISFWISKGVLTESLGTDPSNHVFTLVEGMIEAGKNSGITGNCEELLAGDEEAERSVASVEDQLRKEMTVYEKFILGMLTNFGSMALDRIHNTLKMFCVADPPYDKSLQQLQSFLSGLVSEEKLELRDGMYFLKK
- the LOC108461444 gene encoding mitochondrial uncoupling protein 3 codes for the protein MKANVHGHKETRTRTGIKILLTSLSAMVAETSTFPIDLTKTRLQLHGESQPLSSSTRRPTNSFRVAAGIVRDQGASGLYKGLSPAIIRHLFYTPIRIVGYENLRNLVSADGSLSLSSKALVGGISGAIAQFVASPADLVKVRMQADGRLINNGLQPRYKGPFDAFNKIVAMEGLGGLWKGVLPNVQRAFLVNMGELACYDHAKRFVINNQISDDNIYAHTLASIMSGLSATMLSCPADVVKTRMMNQAASKEGNVMYKSSYDCLVKTVKIEGLTALWKGFFTTWARLGPWQFFFWVSYEKFRQISGLSSF
- the LOC108464370 gene encoding anaphase-promoting complex subunit 2 isoform X1, giving the protein MESLTSTPVCNLGILTSLDNDSVQEILQSYDGFCTAANSLLKSSGDLSLEHDFVSHVHTLCKLGLHILSRDYFLRLLEEAFEKNGASRFWRHFEDYNKIEEELEKIDEDEIQRVLCNALEEICLEKENQEKCLLMLVHALQSYTDNLTDGKPDFDVGKVYLFSKYQLIVSSILMANLPRHFPEVLHFYFKGRLEELSTIMDGELNEENEHRDRDEMDLDEKNKYRTGEMDIDECYSQDKFSENSKLVRNIGKVVRDLRNLGFTSMTEDAYASAIFMLLKAKVHNLAGDDYRSSVLASIKGWIQVVPLQFLNALLAYLGDSISFDQHSSGIKSPLASQPSSCYSGTNTPSEGLIRWKLRLEYFAYETLQDLRIAKLFEIIVDYPESSPAIEDLKQCLEYTGQHSKLVESFISALRYRLLTAGASTNDILHQYVSTIKALRTIDPAGVFLEAVGEPIRDYLRGRKDTIKCIVTMLTDGSSGNPNGSGNSGDSLLEELNRDEENQENVAIDDDFNTDDKQAWIDAQRWEPDPVEADPLKGSRNRRKVDILGMIVGIIGSKDQLVNEYRVMLAEKLLNKSDYDIDSEIRTLELLKIHFGESSMQKCEIMLNDLIDSKRTNTNIKATISNTSQIDPVAAETGISLDNLDATIISSNFWPPIQDEALIIPEPVDQLLSDYARRFHQIKTPRKLIWKKYLGTVKLELQFEDKVMQFTVAPVHAAIIMQFQDQTSWTSKNLAAATGIPVDVLNRRISFWISKGVLTESLGTDPSNHVFTLVEGMIEAGKNSGITGNCEELLAGDEEAERSVASVEDQLRKEMTVYEKFILGMLTNFGSMALDRIHNTLKMFCVADPPYDKSLQQLQSFLSGEHENFHRIFVSYLPRMVDTFSLN